Within Aphelocoma coerulescens isolate FSJ_1873_10779 chromosome 1A, UR_Acoe_1.0, whole genome shotgun sequence, the genomic segment TTACTTTGTGCTTTTAAAAGGTCTCTAACTGAAATTTGAATTACCAGTCTTGTGCACTAGGACAGTCAAAGCATTTCATATACAGGAGATGATATTTGTGATACTTTTCTGCTAATCTGTTCTCAAGAGACATGTGTCTTCAAACACACACAGCTTACACTAAAGGATGCAgttgcagggaaaaaagcttttttgaACAAATAAAGGCTTCAGATAAGATTTTTTTGCAATTGCAGAAGTACCAAGCCATGTTTCGTAGTTTGTTCTTTGCTAGATATATGCCTAGAAACATACATATATCTTTCAAGAACGTCTACAGCTACAAGGGTAATTGCTACACACATCACTTGACATTGCTTCAGAATTCTTTGTTGAGTGTGAATTTCAGGAACATCACATTtttccaaaaagaaataaagtccTTAGAGGGAAAACTTATCAGTTCAGAAATCTGCTATAATGGTATTTGTAAGTGAAGCTTAAATTAATAGCGTGCTGCTGGGAGAATTGGCAATCTCTTCTTTACCTTCTTAGCTATCTGTATAAGGTGTGATGAGTTTAATTAATGAAGTATGTTCCACAGATACTCATTAGACACATTCCTTCAGGAGATATTCCATCAGTAGGATGTTAGCTAAAATAAGAATTCAATGCACTTCTTGTTCTGATTAAGTTCACTTGTACCCCGCTACACCTCTAGCATAGCATTTCTAGTAGGACATATATTCAAAATGAATACCAGAGCATTTACTGTTGCAGTAAGAATTCCTTTGCTTAATACTTATACCTTCACATTAAACACACTATGGACAGAGTGGAAAAATGGTTAGCATTGGTCTTCAACACCACAAGAAATACTATGCATCACCAGACACAACACCTTAGGTGTTTAAAGCTCAGGACACTTCAGTGTTAGTGCCTATAACTAGCCTGTTACATATGCTTAAATATTTTAGCTCGCCTAGCCTCCACAGTTTTCTCCCCTTTAGGGAAAAGGGAGATGTTCCAGCTCAGAAACAGATTGCTAACATCACCCAGAGGCTGGCTGCATGCAATTGCTACAGGTCTTTTCCTAACTAGATGGGCATCGATCCCAGTGTTCGTGATCCAAACAAGGTAGCTTGTAAGGCAATTATTATGAAGGGTTGCTCCTTGGAAGTGGACATAATGTACCTCAAACAGTCTGATTTGGGGAAGTGGGATTCACAAACTGGGCTGAGGCACTGATACCTCTTGTTAAGTCCACCAGTTGCACACCTCTGGTAGACAGTCACTGCACTGGACTCAGCCACACAGTGGGATTGTGAACACCAGTCTAAGGCTGTGTGTGATGATTTCTGACCAGGAACACAAAAAATATTAATCGTTATTCCATATTAATTTTCAATCAGAATTGTTCTTTAAGTCAAAAATTGCCTATCCATTATAaagacaggaaataaaaaatataattctggggatattttttaaatgctaagATAACTATGTGTGACCTGACTGGGAAGTTGTGTTCTTCAGGCATATTTGTACAATGCATGCACTACCGAGCATTCAGCAGCGATATCTGATTTCAGGGCTGTCAGTGTCAACAGTGTTTACAGTATCTGCAAGCttctccctatttttccttatttattttaaaattttggctATCAAACTCTGTTGACAGCAAAAGTCCTGTCAAAGTGATGAAAGCGTggacaaaagaataaaattattacATTTGAGAACAAGTACTTTTTATGCTACTTAGGGCTGTGTTATTGTGTCACAGACAGGGAGGAGAGTGAGGCAAACTGCAGTGCAGCACAGGATGGGTAGTTCACAGAGCACTGGGCAATGCAATAGCCTCTGCAAGCCAGGGGGAACTCTGTGAGGTAATTGTCGGGGCCCTTGCCGGGTCACCTCTtgtccgtttctcgcgcttcacgtgtcggaggaaaataacttttcagggatgggactgtgcaactacacgaatttattgtttaaaataacaaacgcatcagtcgaggcgtgagcttttacaacacctccgagtaatggcaactagtcacaagatttagggttacatcgtaatttataacttcctaatccaatagatacttaaaactacactttgttttagattaatgacctatcacctgtggcacttctcactgcaatgcagcttatgttttgaccaataacttctcatgtcacgtacacacagacgtctctcttataccatctaaattcttaacttaaactatataaaatcacactattatattttaaaacccttcaccaaaacacccagtgttcaattttacttataatgataggaacacaagtttgtaatcctgttgcttaaagtccacaaatctctgtcaattaagccagacctagtctcttccagggttgtaaatcaaagcctcctttaattgcaggagtttctactcctctgtctcccacatctccccctcctttctgcaccaaaaaaattcctttgatGGATTTATCAATCATTCGCTGTACACATTGAAACAGACATGGCACCATTATGAGAACTATTACTATAACTGTCAAAATATATAGGCCTGTTGTAAGACACTTTTTTACCCACGATGCTAAACCCCATCCACTAAACAAATTATCCAACCACGTTCCATCATCGATTCTTATTTTCGACACACCCTCTTTAAGTTGTTgtatgctcttgtaaatagacTCTGAGTGGTCAgacagattcatacagcacatcctctcaaagtctttgcatccatgtccatgggctagtaaaagaaaatcaatggctgctctaTTTTGCAAAGTGGCATGCCTCACATTTTTGACATCTGCTAATGTCAAAAAGGCCACTTAATGCAAGGGATGTAGCGTTAGATTGTTTActcagccaacatcccaaccgaTCCAACTGCTTTAACGCAACTACTGAGGCAACTGGTGGCATAAGAAGAGATGTTACAAGCCTTTTTCCATAGCCCCATGGGGTAAAATCATCTTTGCACTCTGGTCCACATTGATGCGGAGTAgatcttttttgtctgtgtcGCACATTGGCAATTGTCTTCATATTAGGAGTAAATAATGTAAGCTCTCCCAAAGTACACGGACCACCCTTAATGTTTGAAGGGATAGctggccatgctctgtctccacatACAAAAAACATTCCTCTTGGTAATTGCAGAGGAATAGAGCTAGGTGCAGATGAAACTACAAAAGTATTATTACACCAAAAGGAGTGGTTCTTATACACAGGGTGATATGGAGAAACATCTTTCATCAGTGATTGATTCATGTTTGTAGAATAGAACTCAACACagaatttcacttttacagaaccaaggatttccaattcttcagGTTCATCAGAGATTTTAGGAAGATAGGGAGTCCACCATTCCCATGTATTTACTGGAGTATAGTGTTCCCAAACTTCTGATCCTGCAAAGATACCTCGTAAGGCCCTGTCAATTTTCTCTGGGATTGGCCAATTCTCTATTGGAACATTGACTagacaagttgaaaatggattttctggagttgtGGTAGACAGACATAGAGTATCCAATCCTGAAGCATTAGCTAAAGTCACCCAAACATTGGTCTTAGGTTGATCGACCGGCAAAGCTACTCCACCGAAAGTAAACaagacaaacaaagcaaaaaacaaacttaacatttgattagatttcatgtttcttgaaagttctcttggcaaaagactccttctcaaatctcaatctctaaactaatttgtaagaatatttttgtatttcccaaTTTTACTTTCACTTTATTTAATGATGAGGATTATTTGCCAAAAGATCTTTACAACACATTTGCTTATACACGCTTACATCAATCTAAAACCTAAAATTTACAgctttaacaataaaacaaaagattgcAGGTATGGGCTGTAGTCTCTGCGAAGTTCACGTCTGCGTACTCTCTTCTGTACTCGTAGAGTTGTCAGCTTCTTTCTGCGCAATATGGTTTCACATTCTTCGCAGGAAGCCACCTAGGTCCTGTACCtgtagaaacacaagcaaacccttTGCCCCAGGTTATTAATGGGAACGGACCTTctatttgtcctgtttctggatttctaatcagaaccaaaggattttctcttaactttgcatgtgtgctattagagaaatgcctaaatattggaggatcaggctctgtagaagaactattcaaaaagttataaacatacaaagctttaCTTAATCGCATCTGTGGTGTTGCTTGTGCTAGATCTCCCTTTTGCTGATCTAAAATACGTTTCAAGGAATGATGTGTCCTTTCTACAATTGCCTGACTCGTGGGCGAATAAGGAATGCCGAAAGTATGGCGAACACCCCAATTCATCAAAAATGTGGCTACTTTCTGAGCTGTATAAGCAGGACCAttgtctgtttttatttcttgaggcaCCCCCAAGGAAGCgaaagcttgcaaaaaatgctgacacacgatttgctgtctctcctgtgtgtacagaagcaaaaactgcattggaaaatgtatccactgatagatggatatttttatattttccaaaggaCGGATATTTAGTGATATCCGTTTGCCACAATTGCAAACTCTGTAGCCCTCAAGGATTTACtgctcccatggagacaggaggCTGCACCAGTTGGCAATCTGGGCAGGTATTTACAATTGCTCCAGCCTGGTCTCTGGAAAGATGAAACATTCTCATAAGAGCTTgtgcattctgatgaaaaaaggcatgactcaactttgcttgttcaaaagTATTTGGCAAGGTGTTCACTATAGCAACTGTTAACTTATCAGCCCTGGAGTTGCCCTCCGCCAGGAATCCTGGGAGTGAAGAATGAGCTCTAATATGGGAGACAAAATATTGATTAGTTTTATTTTGCACAAGGGTATAAAGACAGTTAAGATGACGATACAGAGCATCATTGCTAACATCCTTCAGAACTGATCCTTCTATTCTCTTAACTATATTAGCAACATAAGCAGAATctgtaatcaaattaaaaggctctgggaaaagctgaaatgccCTAACTACTGCGGCAAGTTCTACTACCTGGGTTGAACCTTCTACTATTTGAATATTCTGTTTCCATGTTTTAGTTTCTGAGTCTTGCCACGTAACGACCGAGCGATGGGTCTTCCCTGGCCCATCACTAAAAATTGTCAcagcatccaaaggcacttcACTTAACAGTGGTCTTTCTCTAAAGCTTAATTTTGCCTGAAATAGTTTATGACTAGGGAAATGAATAGAACAAGTACCTGGATAATTCAATAATGCAATCTGAAGTTCTTCTGAGTTTAGTAATGCCCAATCAAAATATCGTTTCTTCAGAGGCAAATAAATTATCGCAAACTCCTTGCCTGCCATAGTTAACAACCTTGACCTGCCTCTGATTATAATCTGAGCTAACATTTCCATCGTTGTGAAGATTGTTTTTGGAGATCtataaggcaaaaaaacccattctaTTATCAATAAGGGATTTTTGGCAGAAGcatcccattgaaatataagaccatacaattgcattttttcccccagtactgCAAGGAAAAATGGTTGTGAATCTACACAACGATGTGCTTGTCTTTTCTGTAAAGCCTCTGTTACTCTGTCAAGTGCCTTTAgagcttcaggtgtgagggttCTTGGGGAAGTAATGTCACAATCTCCCTTTAACAAatcaaaaactggagcaagttcaTCATTAGTAATCCCTAAAGTAACTCTAATCCAATTTAtctctcccaaaagctgctgcaaatctTGTAAAGTATGAACTTTAATTCgaagctgtattttctgtggcCTAATTGACTGTTCTgtcattttccatcccaaatatttccacggtggagtttcttgtatttttgacGTAGAAATCTCAAGTCCAGCCCTTTTAATCTCTGTTACAACGCTGTCACGAGCTTCCTCCATCTCCTTCCGTGTGGGTGCTGAAATTAAcagatcatccatgtaatgtagaaTCTTCGCTTTAGGGTGTTTTCGCCTAGCTGGAGACAAGGCTTTTGCCACAAACCATTGACATATAGTAGGTGAATTTTTCATCCCTTGAGGAAGCACAACCCAGTGGTACCTCATCAATGGTTCTTGTCGATTAATACTTGGAACGGAGAATGCGAAACGCGGGGCATCTTCTGGATGAAGTGGAATATTGAAAAAACAGTCCTTTAAATCAATGATAACTAAAGGCCAGTCTCGGGGAATCATAGAGAGCGAAGGAAGTCCAGGTTGGAGGGGTCCCATATCTTCTATTACTTCGTTGATCCTTCTAAGGTCTTGAAGCAGTCTCCAGGTATTAGAGGTCTTCTTGTGTATAACAAACACTGGTGAATTCCAAGGACTAGTTGTTTCTATGATATGTCCTTCTTGCAATTGTTCCTGCACTAATTTCTTAAGGGCACTcaatttttcctcttctagGGGCCATTGATTAACCCAGATGGCTTCATCGGTTTTCCATGAAAGCTTAGGGGTGGTGAGTGCCTGCATGGCCCCTACTAAAAATCCACTTCCAACTTGACTCCCCACTGAGATAACAAATCTCTTCCCCAGACTGTAATAGGCTTTTTCACAATAAAAGGACGAACaattgctgtttttccttcaggtccTCTGACTGTAATCGCAGATTCACTTTGTAAGCATAAAGTGGCGCCCCCTATTCCTGTGAGGGTATCCAGGGGAGTTACCAACTTCCAGTCTTTTGGCCAAAACAAGTGAGAAATAATAGTAACATCTGCTCCTGTATCTAGTAGGCCTTGAACCATGATTGTTTTATTGTTATGCATTAAACTGCAAGTCAGTAAAGGCCTGTCACGTCCAATATGCTCTGTCCAGAAAATCTCTGGTCCTAAGTTTGAATTTTCTGTTATAGGTGGCCGCCCTTCCATCTCTATCGCTCTGCGTACAGCTGTAGTAGGCACTGCAACAGCAGTGGCTAATTGCGTTCCTGCAGGAACAACTAAAGGAGGTTGTAATGCTTGAGCCAAAATTGTAAGCTCTTCATGATAGTTTGCTGAAACAATTGTTGGATAAACCACGAGACCTATAATACGACACGCATCTTTTCCCATAATTAAAAAgtcctgcttttcttcagatGTCCCAGTAACTCCTGTGGGTATCAGGTA encodes:
- the LOC138101951 gene encoding uncharacterized protein, with amino-acid sequence MKSNQMLSLFFALFVLFTFGGVALPVDQPKTNVWVTLANASGLDTLCLSTTTPENPFSTCLVNVPIENWPIPEKIDRALRGIFAGSEVWEHYTPVNTWEWWTPYLPKISDEPEELEILGSVKVKFCVEFYSTNMNQSLMKDVSPYHPVYKNHSFWCNNTFVVSSAPSSIPLQLPRGMFFVCGDRAWPAIPSNIKGGPCTLGELTLFTPNMKTIANVRHRQKRSTPHQCGPECKDDFTPWGYGKRLVTSLLMPPVASVVALKQLDRLGCWLSKQSNATSLALSGLFDISRCQKCEACHFAK